A window of the Leptospira bourretii genome harbors these coding sequences:
- a CDS encoding inorganic pyrophosphatase: MKPNYYVAHPWHGLELGPKAPDELDVFIELTPQDTVKYEIDKASGFIRVDRPQKYSNRSPTLYGFIPRTYSGEASGKHCSDVVGRPDIIGDGDPIDICVLSVNPITHGNMILTVIPIGGLRMIDKGEADDKIVAVLKGDEVFGQIKDISEVPKALINKLHHYFLTYKLDPNSPSTGTVEIAEVYDRNEAIKVIQYGIEDYIKKFVTV; this comes from the coding sequence ATGAAACCTAATTATTACGTAGCACACCCTTGGCATGGATTGGAACTTGGACCAAAAGCACCAGATGAGTTGGATGTATTTATCGAACTCACACCGCAAGACACAGTCAAATATGAAATTGATAAAGCTTCTGGTTTTATCCGTGTGGACAGACCTCAAAAGTATAGCAACCGTTCGCCGACTCTTTACGGATTCATTCCCAGAACGTATTCTGGTGAAGCATCTGGCAAACATTGTTCGGATGTGGTGGGAAGACCTGATATCATTGGAGACGGCGATCCTATCGACATTTGTGTTCTCAGTGTGAATCCCATTACTCACGGAAATATGATTCTTACAGTGATTCCTATTGGTGGACTTCGGATGATTGATAAGGGAGAGGCTGATGACAAAATTGTCGCTGTTTTAAAAGGGGACGAAGTGTTCGGTCAAATCAAAGACATTTCTGAGGTTCCCAAAGCTCTTATCAACAAACTTCACCATTACTTTTTAACTTACAAACTAGATCCAAATTCTCCTTCTACAGGAACTGTAGAAATTGCTGAAGTTTACGATCGAAATGAAGCCATCAAAGTGATTCAGTATGGAATCGAAGATTATATAAAGAAATTTGTAACTGTATGA
- a CDS encoding S41 family peptidase produces MKVSERLIWAVVTFCLVAVVFFVSTEKVKAISTDGEKYLQILHEVVSYIENDYVDPQEEKKIYTGAILGALQSLGDPHTRFLDTDEFGELQNETKGSFGGIGVEISFQENAFIIVAPIEGTPAWKAGLQPQDKIIEINGKSTKSVSLSESIAMMRGEVGSSISMKIERKGIKDPFVVNLVRELIQIRYVRSHYLPETETGYIKLVQFMGKETTTKEFASAVTAMKEAGAKKLVIDLRMNPGGLLDLAIDLADIFLPPDADIVSVKGRGGVLVKSYKADKKEKKFLEIPIAILVNGGSASASEILAGALKDNKRAVVVGTQSFGKGSVQSIFPLSGGTGVAITIQKYYTPSGISIHGKGITPDYVVNPIAASEDEKYALEKLYKKNLIRPFLETHTEYNDAALNDFSAILKKENLIISDSVIRIFLFNEMRAGSSHSKPRLDLDTQLAEAIRVLK; encoded by the coding sequence ATCAAAGTTTCGGAACGCCTGATTTGGGCTGTCGTTACCTTCTGTTTGGTGGCGGTTGTTTTTTTTGTTAGCACTGAAAAAGTAAAAGCTATATCCACTGATGGAGAAAAATACTTACAGATTTTACATGAAGTCGTTTCCTATATCGAAAACGATTATGTAGACCCACAAGAAGAGAAAAAAATCTATACAGGTGCCATTCTTGGGGCCTTACAGAGTTTAGGCGACCCACATACACGATTTTTGGACACAGATGAATTTGGTGAATTACAAAATGAAACCAAAGGTAGTTTCGGTGGGATCGGAGTTGAGATCAGTTTCCAAGAAAACGCATTTATCATCGTAGCACCCATCGAAGGCACACCGGCTTGGAAGGCCGGACTCCAACCCCAAGACAAAATCATAGAAATCAACGGTAAAAGTACGAAGTCTGTTTCTTTATCGGAATCAATTGCTATGATGCGTGGGGAAGTTGGTTCTTCTATTTCCATGAAGATTGAAAGAAAAGGAATCAAGGATCCATTTGTTGTCAATTTGGTTCGAGAACTCATTCAAATTCGATATGTCAGGTCACATTACCTTCCAGAAACAGAAACTGGTTATATCAAATTGGTTCAGTTTATGGGAAAAGAAACTACAACTAAAGAATTTGCTTCGGCTGTGACTGCCATGAAAGAAGCAGGTGCCAAAAAACTAGTGATTGATCTTCGTATGAATCCAGGTGGTCTTTTGGATTTAGCCATTGACCTTGCGGATATCTTTTTACCTCCAGATGCGGACATTGTGTCCGTAAAGGGACGAGGTGGAGTTCTAGTAAAAAGTTATAAAGCTGATAAAAAAGAAAAAAAGTTTTTGGAGATTCCCATTGCTATTTTGGTAAATGGGGGTTCGGCTAGTGCTTCAGAGATTTTAGCTGGTGCATTAAAAGATAACAAACGTGCTGTGGTAGTTGGAACCCAAAGTTTTGGTAAAGGAAGTGTGCAGTCTATTTTTCCACTTTCAGGAGGAACTGGGGTTGCCATCACCATTCAAAAATACTACACACCTTCTGGAATTTCCATTCATGGAAAAGGGATCACTCCTGATTATGTTGTGAATCCTATAGCAGCGAGTGAAGATGAAAAGTATGCTTTGGAAAAATTGTATAAGAAAAATTTAATTCGTCCATTTTTAGAAACACATACAGAATATAACGACGCTGCACTGAACGATTTTTCTGCGATTTTAAAAAAGGAAAATCTAATCATTTCTGATTCTGTGATTCGTATTTTTCTTTTTAACGAAATGCGAGCTGGTTCTTCCCATTCCAAACCGCGATTGGATTTGGATACACAACTTGCGGAAGCCATTCGTGTTTTGAAATAA
- a CDS encoding efflux RND transporter periplasmic adaptor subunit has translation MKTEFNFKNIRSLSILVLVGSLAYFGYTKFFGSGKKTEALTEDKSKFVISQEIQKNHPFSVVYLEEKALEEELQLPGTVSYDMNSVAKVGSRVSGRIVQVFVKEGEHVKKSTALASIQSVELGTTEANYLKARARLEALKVQADRAKDLYERKVTSAKEYEMSLMDYKSVKAEMETSRNALENLGLNEVEIANLEAGKYNSKNLYIRTPISGTVTEREAIIGQAVNARDNLFTVADLSVLWINLEVYEKDLASIRMGNEAKVIPIGSKDDSLKAVVSHVGDVIDPIKKTAEIRLEVRNSKGRLRPGQSVTATVVGAMVESSVNKAKVIPADCIHKIEGENFIFVRNSDGSFSAKKIGVGKTYDNWVEITNGVESGEAIVEEGSFVLKSEYLKL, from the coding sequence ATGAAAACTGAATTCAATTTTAAAAATATTCGCTCTTTGAGTATACTTGTACTCGTTGGAAGTTTGGCTTACTTTGGATATACCAAGTTCTTTGGGTCTGGTAAAAAAACAGAGGCCTTAACCGAAGATAAGTCAAAATTCGTTATCTCTCAGGAAATTCAAAAGAACCATCCTTTTTCCGTTGTGTATCTAGAAGAGAAGGCATTGGAAGAAGAACTACAACTACCAGGAACTGTTTCCTATGATATGAACAGCGTGGCAAAGGTTGGATCTCGTGTCAGCGGACGAATTGTACAGGTGTTTGTGAAAGAAGGAGAACATGTAAAAAAAAGTACAGCTCTTGCCTCCATTCAATCTGTGGAACTGGGAACCACAGAAGCAAATTATCTAAAAGCAAGAGCAAGACTTGAAGCTTTAAAAGTACAAGCGGACAGGGCCAAAGACTTATACGAAAGAAAAGTAACGTCTGCAAAAGAATATGAAATGTCCTTAATGGATTACAAATCAGTGAAAGCTGAAATGGAAACATCTCGAAACGCACTTGAAAATCTTGGTCTCAACGAAGTCGAAATTGCGAATTTAGAAGCTGGGAAATATAATTCTAAAAATTTATACATTCGAACTCCCATTTCTGGAACAGTTACAGAAAGAGAAGCAATCATTGGCCAAGCGGTAAATGCTCGAGATAATCTTTTTACGGTTGCGGACTTAAGTGTTCTTTGGATCAACTTAGAGGTATATGAAAAAGATTTGGCATCCATTCGAATGGGAAATGAAGCAAAGGTAATCCCTATTGGTTCGAAGGATGACTCTTTAAAAGCTGTGGTTTCCCATGTGGGAGATGTGATTGATCCAATCAAAAAAACAGCAGAAATTCGTTTGGAAGTAAGAAACTCAAAAGGAAGATTACGCCCAGGACAAAGTGTAACTGCAACTGTTGTTGGTGCAATGGTAGAATCTTCGGTTAACAAGGCAAAAGTGATCCCTGCAGATTGTATTCATAAAATTGAAGGGGAAAATTTTATCTTTGTTCGTAACAGTGATGGATCCTTTTCCGCAAAAAAAATTGGGGTTGGCAAAACCTATGACAATTGGGTGGAAATCACAAATGGTGTCGAATCAGGTGAGGCCATTGTGGAAGAAGGAAGTTTTGTTTTAAAAAGTGAATATTTAAAATTATAA
- a CDS encoding LA_1448 family UV-C exposure upregulated protein, which produces MSKHLFFLPSLLILSLILSCAPKKQDISAYDLKRVLERFAQNRIQTGLMADTKRPTPTDMALFEEACDVYRLSIPEAKEMLKKENKDLYESIYGNE; this is translated from the coding sequence ATGTCGAAACATCTCTTCTTTCTGCCCAGTCTTCTGATTTTATCCCTTATCCTTTCTTGCGCTCCCAAAAAACAAGATATCTCTGCTTATGACCTAAAACGTGTTTTAGAGAGGTTTGCCCAAAACCGAATCCAAACAGGACTTATGGCAGATACCAAACGACCTACACCAACGGATATGGCTCTCTTTGAAGAAGCTTGCGATGTGTATCGGTTGTCCATCCCTGAAGCAAAAGAAATGTTAAAAAAAGAAAACAAAGACCTATACGAGTCAATTTATGGAAATGAATAA
- a CDS encoding TolC family protein, with product MKSITKFLVVFLLGIHSYTVFPKEKAVYELHSKDELFFLGEDSRAQDSKEKWNLEELETFAVTSNPLYLREKQNIGMARGDIITASLYYNPIINMQQQFMGASANAATGKPETSLIYNQPFDMSGVIPQREKVAKQEFLATIASFRDFDRLFRLRLRQNFWTYLYVTEQINYQKEFLENYQDLLDLTKLRAEKGDISFLEYDRLALERVQIEREYRNARILRAQVVKNLRVLIGISDLNSPLSIKGRLEFISTREFGIDLNDFDIEERPDLVALKIRQQRERMNIELKKREIIPPLTLGVEFLNKGNENVTGIYAATPLPIFDRKQGEILKSEESYKKLGFDVDAKRNEILSEISAAIKELQARESQLLDYQKMGLLEKNKEVQEKSRLAYIRGASNLVTFLEAEKNYLSVLRSYYEIIYLYYNALEGYKASIGKMDSSEF from the coding sequence ATGAAATCGATAACGAAGTTTTTGGTTGTATTCCTTTTGGGAATTCATTCATACACTGTTTTTCCAAAAGAAAAGGCGGTGTATGAACTTCATTCTAAAGATGAATTGTTTTTTTTAGGGGAAGATTCCCGTGCCCAAGATTCCAAAGAAAAATGGAACTTAGAGGAATTGGAAACCTTTGCTGTCACAAGCAATCCTCTTTATTTACGTGAAAAACAGAATATTGGAATGGCTCGTGGTGATATCATTACTGCTAGTTTGTATTATAATCCCATAATCAACATGCAGCAACAATTTATGGGAGCTTCTGCCAATGCCGCAACAGGAAAACCAGAAACTTCACTTATTTATAACCAACCATTTGATATGAGTGGGGTGATTCCTCAACGTGAAAAAGTCGCCAAACAAGAGTTTTTGGCAACGATTGCAAGTTTTCGCGACTTCGATCGTTTGTTCCGATTACGACTAAGGCAAAACTTTTGGACTTATCTGTATGTGACGGAACAAATCAACTACCAAAAAGAGTTTTTGGAAAACTACCAAGACCTTTTGGACTTAACCAAACTCAGAGCAGAAAAAGGTGATATTTCTTTTTTAGAATATGATCGTTTGGCATTGGAACGTGTTCAAATTGAACGAGAATACCGAAATGCGAGAATCCTTCGGGCCCAAGTGGTAAAAAACCTTAGGGTATTGATTGGGATTTCGGATTTAAATTCGCCATTGAGTATCAAAGGAAGATTAGAATTTATTTCCACACGTGAATTTGGGATTGATTTGAACGATTTTGACATTGAAGAAAGACCTGATTTGGTGGCTTTAAAAATTCGCCAACAAAGGGAACGAATGAATATCGAATTAAAAAAACGAGAGATCATTCCACCTTTAACCTTGGGTGTCGAATTTTTAAACAAAGGAAATGAAAATGTTACCGGAATTTATGCCGCTACTCCACTTCCTATATTTGATCGCAAACAAGGGGAAATCTTAAAGTCAGAAGAATCTTATAAAAAGTTAGGATTTGATGTGGATGCAAAACGGAACGAAATCCTTTCCGAAATTTCAGCAGCCATCAAAGAATTGCAGGCTCGGGAATCGCAACTATTGGATTACCAAAAAATGGGGCTCTTGGAAAAAAACAAAGAGGTACAAGAGAAGTCAAGGCTTGCTTACATTCGAGGTGCATCCAATTTAGTAACTTTTTTGGAAGCTGAGAAAAACTATCTCAGTGTCCTTCGTAGTTATTATGAAATCATTTATCTCTATTACAATGCTTTGGAAGGATACAAAGCTTCTATCGGAAAGATGGATAGCTCGGAGTTTTAA
- a CDS encoding CDP-alcohol phosphatidyltransferase family protein: MKLKLTWIPNTLTLGNLTLGFVSMLLVAETNPSQANSHELYSLAGVFIILAALFDGFDGMAARALNCTSELGADLDSLADLTTFGIAPGFLSYKMFFYDIKLDIFDKPDYFPLGMFIAALYPICAAYRLARFNVAHDPKSFNGLPSPVAGVVIGIFPLVFSVSQVPVWIAVVFFVFTALLMVSTLRYSKPQVAIRGLFSWKKLGISLLGLGLLLLAIGFYRWPYVMYGAVGFYVFSGIVSFLIQTIQDYRV; the protein is encoded by the coding sequence ATGAAACTAAAATTAACTTGGATTCCGAATACACTTACGCTGGGTAATTTAACTTTAGGATTTGTCTCTATGCTTCTTGTGGCAGAGACCAATCCATCTCAGGCAAATTCTCATGAACTTTATTCACTTGCTGGAGTGTTTATCATCTTAGCTGCGTTATTCGATGGTTTTGACGGAATGGCTGCTCGTGCTTTGAATTGTACAAGTGAATTAGGAGCTGACCTAGATAGCCTTGCCGACTTAACAACTTTTGGAATTGCACCAGGATTTTTATCGTACAAAATGTTCTTTTACGATATCAAATTGGATATCTTTGATAAACCTGATTATTTTCCATTAGGAATGTTCATCGCTGCTCTTTATCCCATTTGTGCTGCATACAGGTTAGCACGTTTTAATGTGGCACATGATCCCAAATCATTTAATGGACTTCCGTCTCCAGTGGCTGGGGTTGTGATTGGAATTTTTCCTTTGGTGTTCTCTGTGTCTCAAGTTCCTGTGTGGATCGCAGTGGTATTTTTTGTATTCACTGCACTTCTTATGGTTTCCACATTAAGATACAGCAAACCACAAGTGGCTATCCGAGGACTTTTCTCTTGGAAAAAATTAGGGATTAGTCTTCTTGGTTTAGGACTTCTGCTACTTGCCATTGGATTTTATCGTTGGCCTTATGTGATGTATGGTGCGGTTGGATTTTATGTATTTTCTGGAATTGTATCTTTTCTCATCCAAACCATCCAGGACTATCGGGTGTAG
- a CDS encoding efflux RND transporter permease subunit, with product MLEKIIQFSIHKRATVLVLTVALTVVGFYNALHLSIDAIPDVTNVQVSAVTSVPGLSPLEVEQFITYPIELEFNGMPKVTEIRSISRTGVSSVTVIFEDGTDIYFARQLVNERLKQAENFIPKSYGRPELSPIATGLGDIYEFALVSESHSPEELRTVMEWEVARQLRSVKGIIDVNVVGGDAKQFQIKIDPKRLLSHNLTLSHITEALEGANVNLGGGYIQKGEEQFVIRGESQFKSIDDIARLSVRTSRDGIPLTLGQIARVETGPALRFGLSTMNGKREVVGGTAMMLLGSNSLQVVSRVKEKMKEIESRLPQGMKIQVYYDRSEFIGRTLSTVFTNLVEAAIIVLVCLILTLGTVKGAFAVALAIPVSMMVATILMNAFGIVGNLMSLGALDFGLLVDGSIVMLESTLHGFLLRKSFLLSKTSAQDMEDGMEEVIMESCIKVVRASAFSVGIILLVYLPLMTLEGVEGRMFRPMAITVAFALGAALLYSITTFPALMSYIYKKPILHESAFWEKFQTKYAEVLTYGMKFKRQFTYAGIGVVLLSFMLASTLGSEFLPRIDEGEIAIDIKRLPSTAINHSRDLNLEMEKVILKFPEAVSVVSRQGRGESAAEPIGSEEGEMMVKLKPRKEWVSAHDREELMELMKNSVNNNVPSSYISLSQPIENRVNALLSGSKADIVIKIYGDDLKTLKSIADNYASKIKKIQGAADLRVQKLLGLPLLEIKMNRGNMARYGVRAEEILTTIETLRVGANAGKVYEGYKRFDLIVRLDADVTDIGVIENVPVMTELGGTVPLGQVTDIMMTEGPAALYHEGLKRRILVEVNVRGRDMIGFVNDVQAATESIESGLPQGYYVDWGGQFENFTRAKNRLAIVIPIAGAIIFAMLFIAFGSVYYALGVFILVPLSLSGGILSLVLRGLPFSIPAGVGFIAAAGISVLNGVVYASALKDQLKVTRDPSKAVVEAAVYTLRAVATTELVAIIGFLPMAIASSAGAEVQRPLATVVMGGVLVATILSRFLLPIAFEFLVKLAQRQEIRQMERERKMNEYFVEEMKKYKASEIHDSHGHSHHYEPDHHESQTEDDSKTNKQNQKSKKKRT from the coding sequence ATGTTAGAAAAAATCATTCAGTTTTCCATTCACAAACGAGCAACCGTACTCGTTTTGACAGTAGCGCTTACCGTTGTTGGTTTTTACAATGCGCTTCATCTTTCGATCGATGCCATTCCTGATGTGACAAACGTTCAGGTGTCGGCAGTGACTTCGGTTCCTGGTCTTTCTCCTTTAGAAGTAGAACAATTTATCACCTATCCCATTGAACTTGAGTTTAACGGGATGCCCAAGGTCACAGAGATTCGTTCCATTTCAAGAACGGGTGTCAGTTCTGTAACCGTTATCTTTGAAGATGGAACAGATATTTATTTTGCAAGGCAACTTGTGAATGAAAGGCTCAAACAAGCAGAGAACTTTATCCCCAAATCATATGGAAGACCGGAACTTTCTCCGATAGCCACAGGTCTTGGTGATATTTATGAATTTGCTCTAGTATCGGAAAGCCATTCTCCGGAAGAACTAAGAACGGTGATGGAATGGGAAGTGGCAAGACAACTTCGTTCTGTGAAAGGGATCATTGATGTGAACGTGGTAGGGGGAGATGCCAAACAGTTTCAAATCAAAATTGACCCCAAACGCCTGTTATCTCATAATTTAACACTTTCTCATATCACAGAAGCTCTGGAAGGTGCCAATGTCAACTTAGGTGGTGGGTACATCCAAAAAGGCGAAGAACAATTTGTGATTCGAGGCGAAAGCCAATTTAAGTCCATTGATGACATTGCAAGACTTTCTGTTCGAACTTCAAGAGATGGGATTCCTTTGACACTGGGTCAAATTGCAAGAGTAGAAACGGGACCAGCACTTCGTTTTGGACTAAGCACAATGAACGGCAAACGCGAAGTTGTGGGTGGGACTGCGATGATGTTACTCGGTAGTAACTCCCTCCAAGTGGTGAGTCGAGTCAAAGAAAAAATGAAAGAAATTGAATCTCGTCTTCCCCAAGGGATGAAGATCCAAGTGTATTATGACCGGTCGGAATTCATTGGTCGAACTCTTTCCACAGTATTTACCAATTTGGTGGAAGCAGCTATCATTGTACTTGTTTGTTTGATTCTAACCTTAGGAACGGTGAAGGGTGCCTTTGCCGTTGCACTTGCGATTCCAGTTTCTATGATGGTGGCCACAATTCTTATGAATGCCTTTGGGATTGTCGGAAACTTGATGTCTCTCGGTGCTCTCGACTTTGGTCTTTTAGTGGATGGTTCCATCGTGATGTTAGAATCCACACTTCATGGATTTTTACTGCGTAAGAGTTTCCTACTTTCGAAAACTTCAGCCCAAGACATGGAAGATGGAATGGAAGAAGTGATCATGGAGTCTTGTATCAAAGTAGTCAGGGCTTCCGCATTTAGTGTGGGAATTATTTTACTCGTTTATTTACCACTCATGACACTCGAAGGTGTGGAAGGTAGGATGTTCCGTCCGATGGCAATTACCGTAGCATTTGCGTTAGGTGCTGCCCTCCTTTATTCCATTACCACTTTCCCAGCCCTCATGTCCTATATTTATAAAAAACCAATTTTGCACGAGTCTGCATTTTGGGAAAAGTTTCAAACTAAATATGCGGAAGTTCTGACTTATGGGATGAAGTTCAAACGCCAATTCACTTATGCGGGGATTGGAGTTGTTTTGTTATCCTTTATGCTCGCATCCACTCTTGGTTCCGAATTTTTACCAAGGATTGATGAAGGAGAAATTGCGATCGATATCAAACGATTGCCTTCTACTGCCATCAATCACTCTCGTGATTTGAATTTGGAAATGGAAAAGGTGATTTTGAAATTTCCAGAAGCAGTGAGTGTGGTTTCGAGGCAAGGCCGGGGTGAGTCTGCGGCAGAACCCATTGGGTCGGAAGAAGGGGAGATGATGGTGAAATTGAAACCCCGAAAAGAATGGGTTTCAGCACATGACAGGGAAGAGCTGATGGAGCTCATGAAAAACTCTGTGAACAACAATGTTCCTTCTTCCTACATTAGTTTATCACAACCGATTGAAAACCGCGTGAACGCATTGTTATCCGGTTCCAAAGCAGATATTGTGATTAAAATTTATGGTGATGATTTAAAAACACTCAAATCCATTGCAGACAATTATGCATCCAAAATCAAAAAAATCCAGGGAGCTGCTGACTTACGAGTCCAAAAACTTTTAGGTTTACCACTTCTCGAAATTAAAATGAATCGTGGAAACATGGCCCGCTATGGAGTTCGTGCAGAAGAAATTCTCACTACCATTGAAACACTTCGGGTGGGTGCCAATGCAGGAAAAGTTTACGAAGGTTACAAACGATTTGATCTCATTGTTCGTTTGGATGCTGACGTAACAGACATTGGTGTCATTGAAAACGTTCCCGTAATGACTGAACTTGGTGGAACGGTTCCTCTTGGACAAGTCACAGATATTATGATGACAGAAGGTCCAGCCGCACTTTATCACGAAGGTCTAAAACGAAGGATCCTTGTGGAAGTGAACGTTCGTGGACGAGATATGATTGGATTTGTGAATGATGTCCAAGCGGCTACTGAGTCGATTGAATCAGGACTTCCTCAAGGGTATTATGTGGATTGGGGTGGCCAGTTTGAAAACTTCACTCGTGCGAAGAACAGGCTAGCCATCGTGATTCCCATTGCAGGTGCCATTATTTTTGCGATGTTATTTATCGCCTTTGGAAGTGTTTACTATGCATTGGGAGTTTTTATTTTAGTGCCGTTATCACTTTCCGGTGGAATCCTTTCCCTTGTGCTCCGCGGCCTTCCCTTTTCCATTCCGGCAGGTGTTGGATTCATTGCGGCTGCCGGTATATCGGTGTTAAACGGGGTTGTATACGCATCAGCACTCAAAGACCAATTGAAAGTCACCCGAGATCCTTCGAAAGCTGTGGTGGAAGCTGCTGTATACACTCTTCGTGCTGTAGCGACCACAGAGCTTGTAGCCATCATTGGATTTTTGCCAATGGCCATTGCTTCCAGTGCGGGAGCAGAAGTGCAAAGACCACTGGCAACGGTGGTAATGGGTGGGGTTCTTGTGGCGACCATCTTATCTCGTTTTCTTCTTCCCATTGCTTTCGAATTTTTAGTCAAACTAGCACAAAGACAAGAAATTCGCCAGATGGAAAGGGAACGTAAGATGAATGAATACTTTGTAGAAGAGATGAAAAAATACAAAGCATCTGAAATTCACGATTCCCATGGACATTCGCATCATTACGAACCGGATCATCACGAATCACAAACGGAAGATGATTCCAAAACAAATAAACAAAATCAGAAATCTAAAAAAAAGAGGACTTAA
- the lexA gene encoding transcriptional repressor LexA — protein sequence MKDLTEKQEQVLQFISDTVREKGFPPTIREMGDQFGITAKGAYDHLKAIEKKGYIRTSKNQSRAIELLKGNADEALLVRASGIPLLGQVAAGSPILAEENIEEYIAVPDGMAEKPGTFALRVKGDSMVEAGISDGDIAIIQKKDTARNGEIVVAMIENEATLKVFYKETDMIRLEPRNAKLKPIRTKKATIIGKLIGLYRIY from the coding sequence ATGAAAGATCTCACGGAAAAACAGGAACAAGTCCTTCAATTCATTTCGGACACAGTTCGCGAGAAGGGTTTCCCTCCCACCATTCGTGAAATGGGCGACCAATTTGGAATCACTGCCAAAGGCGCCTATGACCATCTCAAGGCCATTGAAAAAAAAGGTTATATTCGGACTTCCAAAAACCAAAGTCGTGCCATTGAACTTTTGAAAGGAAATGCGGACGAAGCTCTCCTCGTCAGAGCTTCCGGGATTCCTCTCCTCGGGCAAGTCGCTGCAGGTTCTCCCATCCTGGCAGAAGAAAACATTGAGGAATACATTGCTGTTCCCGATGGAATGGCTGAAAAACCAGGCACCTTTGCCCTTCGGGTCAAAGGAGATTCTATGGTAGAAGCTGGGATTAGCGATGGGGACATCGCCATCATCCAGAAAAAAGATACAGCTAGGAACGGCGAAATCGTTGTGGCCATGATTGAAAACGAGGCCACCCTCAAGGTCTTTTATAAAGAAACAGATATGATTCGCCTAGAACCAAGAAATGCAAAATTAAAACCAATCCGTACCAAAAAGGCTACGATAATTGGAAAACTAATCGGTCTTTATCGTATTTACTGA
- the tsaD gene encoding tRNA (adenosine(37)-N6)-threonylcarbamoyltransferase complex transferase subunit TsaD, with translation MAYGLGIESSCDETSIAIVRDGKELLSLKIYSQIDSHSPYRGVVPEIASRAHLEKINSLLAVSMEEAGVSYSDLEYVAVTSYPGLVGSLMIGAQLARCISLVYGIPIVAVNHLEAHLAVIGLERELPPFPWLGVLLSGGNSSIYLYKGFGDLQILVDTQDDSLGEAFDKVSAVLNLPYPGGPYLEARANAYQPTKGEPNPFPKLLKEDGEDRIRFSYSGLKTAVLYFLKANRTDPPIEKISYYFQKTAFELVTRNIRKAIQKTGIRTVVAAGGVLANGTLRENLEKEKERSRFDLFYPGKKIYCTDNGAMVACLGYHLWKQKSFVGLDFKVSPKRNFEQIL, from the coding sequence ATGGCCTACGGGTTAGGGATCGAATCCAGTTGTGATGAAACTTCCATTGCCATAGTTCGGGATGGAAAGGAATTACTTTCCTTAAAAATTTATAGCCAAATTGATTCCCATTCCCCTTACCGGGGAGTGGTTCCTGAAATTGCTTCCAGAGCTCATTTAGAAAAAATCAATTCTCTTCTTGCGGTCTCCATGGAAGAAGCAGGTGTATCTTATTCGGATTTAGAATATGTGGCTGTTACCAGCTATCCTGGGTTAGTTGGGTCGCTAATGATAGGAGCACAACTGGCACGTTGTATTTCTCTAGTTTATGGAATTCCCATTGTGGCAGTAAACCACTTGGAAGCACATTTGGCTGTGATTGGCTTAGAAAGGGAGCTCCCTCCCTTTCCTTGGCTTGGAGTTCTTCTTTCGGGAGGAAATTCTTCGATTTACCTCTACAAAGGATTTGGTGATCTGCAAATCCTTGTCGATACCCAGGATGATTCGCTTGGTGAAGCTTTTGATAAGGTGAGTGCTGTTTTGAATCTACCTTATCCTGGTGGACCTTATCTGGAAGCTAGGGCCAACGCCTACCAACCCACAAAAGGGGAACCAAACCCCTTTCCAAAACTTTTAAAGGAAGATGGAGAAGATCGGATTCGTTTTTCCTATAGTGGCCTAAAAACAGCGGTTTTATATTTTTTGAAGGCAAATCGAACCGACCCTCCTATTGAAAAAATTTCTTATTACTTTCAAAAGACAGCCTTTGAGCTTGTCACTCGGAACATTCGAAAGGCCATCCAAAAAACGGGAATTCGGACAGTTGTGGCAGCGGGTGGGGTTCTCGCCAACGGAACCCTTCGGGAAAATTTGGAGAAAGAAAAGGAAAGGTCTCGGTTTGACCTATTTTATCCTGGCAAAAAAATTTACTGCACAGATAACGGAGCGATGGTGGCATGTCTTGGATACCACCTTTGGAAACAAAAATCTTTTGTAGGGCTCGACTTCAAGGTAAGCCCAAAACGAAACTTTGAACAAATATTATGA